A region of Natribaculum luteum DNA encodes the following proteins:
- a CDS encoding universal stress protein encodes MYDSILVPTDGSTEAQNAAEHGVDLAAELGATVHALYVVESRVTALPSDSMAQAAEHDEWKRYGEDVTDEVVAMADERRLEGVGAVRSGKAHEEIVDYAEEADVDAIVMGTQGRDGVGDVILGSVAERVVRTAGVPVLSIRQAKLE; translated from the coding sequence ATGTACGACAGCATACTCGTTCCGACCGACGGAAGCACGGAAGCACAGAACGCGGCCGAACACGGCGTCGACCTCGCGGCGGAACTCGGCGCGACGGTCCACGCGCTGTACGTCGTCGAGTCCAGGGTGACGGCACTGCCCTCCGACTCGATGGCCCAGGCTGCGGAACACGACGAGTGGAAACGCTACGGCGAGGACGTGACCGACGAGGTCGTCGCCATGGCCGACGAGCGCAGACTCGAGGGCGTCGGCGCCGTCAGAAGCGGGAAGGCCCACGAGGAGATCGTCGACTACGCCGAGGAGGCAGACGTCGATGCGATCGTCATGGGGACCCAGGGTCGCGACGGCGTCGGCGACGTGATCCTCGGCAGCGTCGCCGAGCGAGTCGTCAGGACCGCCGGGGTTCCCGTACTGTCGATCAGACAGGCGAAACTCGAGTGA
- a CDS encoding GcvT family protein produces the protein MSTGNTIPESAGTVIVGAGCVGCSAAYHLTELGREDVVVVDQGPLFETGGSTSHAPGLVFQTTGGKLMTRMASYTRDLYSDLDGFRTCGGIEVAATDDRWEYLKRKREWGRSYGLEGGRLLSPAEVTEYVPQVNEDAIHGGYYVPTDGKAHAVDASATMAERARERGARFFGETTVTDLETSGGELEAVVTDRGRIEADEVLVATNIWGPLFGEMVDVDIPLVPCAHQYLVSDELEALDGASQEIEQPILRHQDQSLYFRQHGESYGIGSYNHEPLLVDPEDIYGPEKLEDLGLEYPSLREFTEEHFYENTHPDHDRAAYDAACELVPELRDAEFESAINGMFCFTPDGMPILGPTEEIDGLWWALAIWVTQSGGAGNLVAHWMEDGVPRLDGERVDATPAHVSRFQPHAGSQAYTRGRGAQQYQEVYQLIHPREQPQGQRSLRRSPFYDRQKELGAEFYDAGGWEVPQWYETNEALLEEYDVPDRPDWLDRNWSKAQGVEHQAVRDRVAMVDMTTYTGIEVTGDGATDLLQGLLTNDVDVSPGRIRYAAMCNEDGGILADVTVARLAADRYMVFTGGGNSATLHSRWIREHAPDDGSVSVTTHDSSMCGIGVFGPEARNVLSSLVEADLSNDAFPFYTAQETYLESIPVTMLRLSYAGELGWELYAPMEYGAQLWEAIEDAGEEHGIVPMGWAALDSTSMEKGFRLWGTDVTPEYDPYEAGIGFAVDLETDFVGKEALLETREAGIDRQITPITLDEPGAVVDAGHPVMDGDDVLGYVARADYGYAIDAGIAYAYLPAEYAEAGRALEISYENERLPATVRDEPLFDPDREKMLR, from the coding sequence ATGAGTACAGGGAACACGATACCAGAGAGCGCAGGAACCGTCATCGTCGGTGCGGGCTGTGTCGGCTGTAGCGCCGCCTACCACCTCACCGAACTCGGTCGCGAGGACGTCGTCGTCGTCGATCAGGGGCCGCTGTTCGAGACCGGCGGCTCCACCTCGCACGCACCCGGGCTGGTGTTTCAGACCACCGGCGGCAAGCTGATGACGCGGATGGCGTCGTACACCCGCGACCTCTACTCGGACCTCGACGGCTTTCGAACCTGTGGCGGGATCGAGGTCGCCGCGACCGACGACCGCTGGGAGTACCTGAAACGAAAGCGCGAGTGGGGCCGATCCTACGGTCTCGAGGGGGGTCGGCTACTCTCGCCTGCGGAGGTCACAGAGTACGTTCCGCAGGTGAACGAGGACGCCATCCACGGCGGTTACTACGTTCCCACCGACGGGAAGGCCCACGCCGTCGACGCCTCGGCGACGATGGCGGAACGCGCCCGAGAGCGGGGAGCGCGCTTCTTCGGGGAGACGACGGTGACGGACCTCGAGACCAGCGGCGGCGAGCTCGAGGCCGTCGTCACCGACCGCGGCCGGATCGAGGCCGACGAGGTGCTCGTCGCGACCAACATCTGGGGCCCGCTGTTCGGTGAGATGGTCGACGTCGATATCCCGCTCGTGCCCTGTGCCCACCAGTATCTCGTCTCGGACGAACTCGAGGCGCTCGACGGCGCGAGCCAGGAGATCGAACAGCCGATCTTGCGCCACCAGGACCAGTCGCTTTACTTCCGCCAGCACGGCGAGTCCTACGGCATCGGCTCGTACAACCACGAACCGCTTTTGGTCGATCCCGAGGACATCTACGGCCCCGAGAAACTCGAGGATCTCGGCCTCGAGTACCCCTCGCTGCGGGAGTTCACCGAGGAGCACTTCTACGAGAACACCCACCCCGACCACGACCGGGCGGCCTACGACGCGGCCTGCGAACTCGTTCCCGAACTCCGGGACGCCGAGTTCGAGTCCGCGATCAACGGCATGTTCTGTTTCACGCCCGACGGTATGCCGATCCTGGGACCCACGGAAGAGATCGACGGCCTCTGGTGGGCGCTTGCGATCTGGGTCACCCAGTCCGGCGGCGCGGGGAACCTCGTCGCCCACTGGATGGAAGACGGCGTCCCCCGCCTCGACGGCGAGCGCGTCGACGCGACGCCCGCGCACGTCTCGCGGTTCCAGCCCCACGCGGGGTCGCAGGCGTACACCCGAGGCCGGGGCGCACAGCAGTACCAGGAGGTCTACCAGCTGATTCACCCGCGCGAACAGCCCCAGGGACAGCGCTCGCTCCGCCGGAGTCCCTTCTACGACCGCCAGAAAGAACTCGGTGCGGAGTTCTACGACGCGGGCGGCTGGGAAGTGCCGCAGTGGTACGAGACCAACGAGGCGCTGCTCGAGGAGTACGACGTGCCCGACAGGCCGGACTGGCTCGACCGCAACTGGTCGAAAGCACAGGGCGTCGAACACCAGGCCGTCCGTGACCGCGTCGCGATGGTCGACATGACCACCTACACCGGGATCGAGGTGACCGGCGACGGCGCGACCGACCTCCTCCAGGGACTCCTGACGAACGACGTCGACGTCTCGCCGGGCCGGATTCGCTACGCGGCGATGTGCAATGAGGACGGGGGGATCCTCGCCGACGTGACGGTCGCACGGCTCGCGGCCGACCGCTATATGGTGTTTACGGGCGGGGGCAACTCCGCGACGCTGCACTCGCGGTGGATCCGCGAGCACGCCCCCGACGACGGCTCCGTCTCGGTGACGACCCACGACTCGAGTATGTGCGGGATCGGCGTCTTCGGTCCCGAGGCGCGAAACGTCCTGTCGTCGCTCGTCGAGGCCGACCTCTCGAACGACGCCTTCCCCTTCTACACCGCCCAGGAGACGTACCTCGAGAGCATCCCAGTGACGATGCTCAGGCTCTCCTACGCGGGCGAACTGGGCTGGGAACTGTACGCGCCGATGGAGTACGGCGCACAGCTCTGGGAGGCGATCGAAGACGCCGGCGAGGAGCACGGAATCGTCCCGATGGGCTGGGCGGCCCTCGACTCGACGAGCATGGAGAAAGGGTTCCGGCTGTGGGGAACCGACGTCACACCCGAGTACGATCCCTACGAGGCCGGGATCGGCTTCGCCGTCGACCTCGAGACCGACTTCGTGGGCAAGGAGGCGCTGCTCGAGACTCGCGAGGCGGGGATCGACCGGCAGATCACGCCGATCACGCTCGACGAACCCGGGGCCGTCGTCGACGCGGGCCACCCCGTGATGGACGGCGACGACGTGCTCGGCTACGTCGCTCGCGCGGACTACGGCTACGCGATCGACGCCGGGATCGCCTACGCCTACCTGCCGGCCGAGTACGCCGAAGCCGGTCGAGCCCTCGAGATCAGCTACGAGAACGAACGTCTCCCGGCGACGGTGCGGGACGAACCGCTGTTCGATCCCGACCGCGAGAAGATGCTCCGCTGA
- a CDS encoding Rid family detoxifying hydrolase, whose product MKRTISTDDAPAAVGAYSQATVANGLLFTAGQLPLTPDGDLLEDASVAEQTRQCLENVEAILATEGLDLSAVLKVTVFLDDIEDFEEMNETYASFFDEQPPARSAVEVGNVPKGAALEIEVVAATE is encoded by the coding sequence GTGAAACGAACCATCAGCACCGACGACGCTCCAGCCGCGGTCGGCGCGTACAGCCAGGCGACCGTCGCGAACGGGCTCCTCTTCACCGCCGGACAGCTCCCGCTGACCCCCGACGGCGACCTGCTCGAGGACGCGTCTGTCGCCGAGCAGACCCGCCAGTGTCTCGAGAACGTCGAGGCCATCCTCGCGACCGAAGGACTCGACCTCTCTGCTGTCCTCAAGGTGACGGTATTTCTCGACGACATCGAGGACTTCGAGGAGATGAACGAGACGTACGCGAGTTTCTTCGACGAGCAGCCGCCGGCCAGAAGCGCGGTCGAAGTCGGGAACGTCCCGAAAGGTGCTGCCCTCGAGATCGAGGTCGTCGCGGCGACCGAGTGA
- the glyA gene encoding serine hydroxymethyltransferase, with product MTDHIKQVDPAVADAVERERDRQESTLGMIASENHVSEAVLEAQGTVLTNKYAEGYPGARYYGGCEYVDEVERLAIDRAKELWGTDHVNVQPHSGTQANMGVYFAVLEPGDRILSLDLTHGGHLSHGHHVNFSGQLYEVEQYEVDPETGYVDYDDLEAQAREFDPDLIVSGSSAYPREFDWARIGEVADAVDAYNLADIAHITGLVAAGVHSSPVAHADFVTGSTHKTIRAGRGGIIMCDEEYADDVDSAVFPGSQGGPLLHNVAGKAVGFAEALTPDFEEYAERTVENATVLADVFRERGLSMVSGGTDKHLVLVDLRDSHPDLTGKDAEEALSAVDIVVNKNTVPGETRSPFVTSGVRIGTPALTTRGFGPEEIERVGHCIVDVLDAPEDEDVRAEVRADVERLCAEHPIYD from the coding sequence ATGACAGACCATATCAAACAGGTCGATCCGGCGGTCGCCGACGCCGTCGAACGCGAACGCGATCGACAAGAGTCGACGCTGGGCATGATCGCCTCGGAGAACCACGTCTCCGAAGCGGTCCTCGAGGCACAGGGGACGGTCCTGACGAACAAGTACGCCGAGGGCTACCCCGGGGCGCGCTACTACGGCGGCTGCGAGTACGTCGACGAAGTCGAGCGACTCGCGATCGACCGGGCGAAAGAGCTGTGGGGGACAGACCACGTCAACGTCCAGCCCCACTCGGGCACACAGGCGAACATGGGCGTCTACTTCGCCGTCCTCGAGCCGGGCGACAGAATCCTCTCGCTGGATCTCACCCACGGCGGCCACCTCAGTCACGGCCACCACGTCAACTTCTCCGGACAGCTCTACGAGGTCGAACAGTACGAGGTCGACCCCGAGACGGGCTACGTCGACTACGACGACCTCGAGGCGCAGGCCCGCGAGTTCGACCCCGACCTGATCGTCAGCGGCTCCTCGGCGTACCCCCGCGAGTTCGACTGGGCGCGGATCGGCGAGGTCGCCGACGCAGTCGACGCCTACAACCTAGCGGACATCGCCCACATCACGGGGCTGGTGGCGGCGGGCGTCCACTCGAGTCCGGTCGCCCACGCCGACTTCGTCACCGGGAGCACGCACAAGACGATCCGCGCGGGGCGTGGCGGGATCATCATGTGCGACGAGGAGTACGCCGACGACGTCGACTCGGCGGTGTTCCCCGGCAGCCAGGGTGGGCCGCTGTTGCACAACGTCGCGGGGAAGGCCGTCGGCTTCGCGGAGGCGCTGACCCCCGATTTCGAGGAGTACGCCGAGCGGACGGTCGAGAACGCGACGGTGCTGGCGGACGTCTTCCGCGAGCGCGGCCTGTCGATGGTCTCCGGCGGCACCGACAAACACCTCGTGCTCGTCGACCTCCGGGACTCCCACCCGGACCTGACGGGCAAAGACGCCGAGGAGGCGCTCTCGGCAGTCGACATCGTCGTCAACAAGAACACGGTGCCGGGCGAGACCCGGAGCCCGTTCGTCACCAGCGGCGTTCGGATCGGCACGCCCGCGCTGACCACTCGCGGGTTCGGTCCCGAGGAGATCGAACGGGTCGGCCACTGCATCGTCGACGTCCTCGACGCGCCGGAAGACGAGGACGTTCGCGCCGAGGTACGGGCGGACGTCGAGCGACTCTGTGCAGAGCATCCGATCTACGACTGA
- a CDS encoding BCCT family transporter translates to MSESDARGAIGEFVDELDHTVFGIGFAVAAIAVVAFILRPDTASTYMNDANDFLWTALGWWYLLAMFVLVVFVGFLIFGPWGNIKLGDEDEEPEFTFLAYFAMLYSAGIAAGIVFWGPAEAIFHYDAVSPFVGAESQTPAAAVGAIQYTFFHWGISAWTAYVVMGLPIAYYAYRYDAPLRISTVIAPWIGLDNLDSPLAKLIDILAVFATIGGVATTLGLVGSQFLVGVEWTTGTSVGDLGTILVITGLTVAFTLSVALGVERGIRRVSYFNMALFAVMTVATFLLGPTTYIMSTGTEALGAYLNQFVTMSFYTGAAQSASGGVAGWVGGWTIFYWAWWFSWTPFVGLFIARISRGRTVRQVAVTGVLASTGVTIPWFATMGGTAIFLQNSGQADILTVVGNLGEAASGYPLFEALPLGGLLTAMFLVLVTTFLVTSADSSTLALGMLTTGGAERPSTINRVIWGFLIGALASLLMVTGGVDALQAAAIITGGPFSVVAVLAVASMAVSFGRRRALFLREEDGVDLPGSSGVIGREPEVAGEPQDDD, encoded by the coding sequence ATGAGTGAATCAGATGCACGCGGTGCGATCGGCGAGTTCGTCGACGAACTCGACCACACCGTCTTCGGCATCGGGTTCGCGGTCGCGGCCATCGCCGTGGTCGCGTTCATCCTCAGACCCGACACCGCGTCGACGTACATGAACGACGCGAACGACTTCCTGTGGACCGCCCTCGGCTGGTGGTACCTGCTCGCGATGTTCGTCCTCGTCGTGTTTGTCGGATTCCTGATATTCGGCCCGTGGGGGAACATCAAACTCGGCGACGAAGACGAAGAGCCGGAGTTTACGTTCCTCGCGTACTTCGCGATGCTGTACTCGGCGGGGATCGCCGCCGGCATCGTCTTCTGGGGGCCTGCCGAGGCGATCTTCCACTACGACGCCGTCTCGCCGTTCGTCGGCGCGGAGTCACAGACGCCGGCGGCCGCCGTCGGCGCGATCCAGTACACGTTCTTCCACTGGGGGATCTCGGCGTGGACGGCGTACGTGGTCATGGGCCTGCCCATCGCGTACTACGCCTACCGCTACGACGCGCCGTTGCGCATCTCGACGGTGATCGCCCCGTGGATCGGCCTCGACAACCTCGATAGCCCGCTCGCGAAACTCATCGACATCCTCGCGGTGTTCGCGACGATCGGCGGCGTCGCGACCACCCTGGGACTGGTCGGGAGCCAGTTCCTCGTCGGCGTCGAGTGGACTACCGGGACGAGCGTCGGCGACCTCGGGACGATCCTCGTGATCACTGGCCTCACCGTCGCGTTCACCCTGTCGGTCGCCCTCGGCGTCGAACGCGGCATTCGTCGGGTCTCGTACTTCAACATGGCCCTGTTCGCGGTGATGACCGTCGCGACCTTCCTGCTCGGGCCGACGACGTACATCATGTCGACCGGCACCGAGGCCCTCGGCGCGTACCTGAATCAGTTCGTCACGATGAGCTTCTACACCGGTGCCGCCCAGAGCGCGAGCGGGGGCGTCGCCGGCTGGGTCGGCGGCTGGACGATCTTCTACTGGGCGTGGTGGTTCTCCTGGACGCCGTTCGTCGGGCTGTTCATCGCCCGCATCTCGAGGGGTCGGACGGTTCGCCAGGTCGCCGTCACGGGCGTTCTCGCCTCCACCGGCGTCACGATCCCCTGGTTCGCGACGATGGGCGGGACGGCCATCTTCCTGCAAAATAGCGGCCAGGCCGACATCCTCACCGTCGTCGGCAACCTCGGCGAGGCCGCGTCTGGCTACCCGCTGTTCGAGGCGCTCCCGCTCGGCGGGCTGTTGACGGCGATGTTCCTCGTGCTCGTGACGACGTTCCTCGTCACGTCGGCCGACTCCTCGACGCTGGCACTGGGAATGCTCACCACTGGCGGCGCGGAACGGCCCTCGACGATCAACCGCGTCATCTGGGGCTTTCTCATCGGTGCGCTCGCGTCGCTTCTGATGGTCACCGGCGGCGTCGACGCCCTGCAGGCGGCCGCCATCATCACCGGCGGCCCGTTCTCGGTCGTCGCGGTGCTCGCCGTCGCGTCGATGGCCGTCTCCTTCGGCCGGCGACGCGCGCTGTTCCTCCGCGAGGAAGACGGCGTCGACCTCCCCGGCTCGAGCGGTGTGATCGGCCGCGAACCCGAGGTCGCGGGCGAGCCACAGGACGACGACTGA
- a CDS encoding bactofilin family protein yields the protein MNGSRSTTQQIAVAVVVATIVLGAVPGTALAQSGANAGGTVVVEEGETVDEINALAGTVIVRGTVTGDVSAAAGNIYIYGDVGGDVETASGNLEITGTVGGDVNTAAGNIVVAEGATIGGSLQASTGHVEIDGAIEDDAAIGAETIVLGDNATIGGDLRYAGSLEGNTDAVAGEITRDATLGIDVAPTIQPIAGWLFAVYTFVLNLLLGVALLGLFPRFSAAVADRVATDPVRSGLVGLGVLVGIPILLAAIAITIVGIPITFVGAFVFALLIWVGIVYGRFAVAAWLLSYASLDNRWLALVVGLLGGAILAQIPIVGGLLNFLIFLLGFGALSMGLYGRRRRGRTSPEAAESEGTTVD from the coding sequence ATGAACGGCTCGAGAAGCACGACCCAGCAGATCGCTGTCGCCGTCGTGGTCGCCACCATCGTGCTCGGCGCCGTCCCCGGCACGGCGCTGGCGCAGTCGGGGGCGAACGCGGGCGGCACCGTCGTCGTCGAGGAAGGCGAGACCGTCGACGAGATCAACGCCCTCGCCGGGACCGTGATCGTCCGCGGGACCGTCACCGGCGACGTCAGTGCCGCCGCCGGCAACATCTATATCTACGGCGACGTCGGCGGTGACGTCGAGACCGCCTCCGGCAACCTCGAGATCACCGGCACCGTCGGCGGAGACGTAAACACCGCAGCCGGGAACATCGTCGTCGCGGAGGGCGCGACGATCGGCGGGTCGCTGCAGGCCAGCACGGGACACGTCGAGATCGACGGGGCGATCGAGGACGACGCGGCGATCGGCGCGGAGACGATCGTCCTGGGTGACAACGCGACCATCGGTGGCGACCTCCGGTATGCGGGCTCGCTCGAGGGCAACACCGACGCCGTCGCGGGCGAGATCACGCGCGATGCGACGCTCGGAATCGACGTGGCACCGACGATTCAGCCGATCGCAGGCTGGCTGTTTGCCGTCTACACGTTCGTTCTGAACCTGCTGCTCGGTGTGGCGTTACTCGGGCTGTTCCCGCGGTTCTCGGCCGCCGTCGCCGACCGCGTGGCGACCGACCCGGTTCGGTCGGGACTGGTCGGCCTGGGCGTGCTCGTGGGAATCCCCATCCTGCTGGCCGCGATCGCGATCACGATCGTCGGCATCCCCATCACGTTCGTCGGCGCGTTCGTCTTCGCGCTGTTGATCTGGGTCGGGATCGTCTACGGCCGATTCGCCGTCGCGGCGTGGCTGCTCTCGTACGCCAGCCTCGACAACCGGTGGCTCGCGCTCGTCGTCGGGCTCCTCGGCGGGGCGATCCTCGCACAGATCCCCATCGTCGGCGGACTTCTCAACTTCCTGATCTTCCTGCTCGGCTTCGGCGCGCTCTCGATGGGGCTGTACGGGCGCAGGCGGCGGGGCCGTACGTCTCCCGAAGCAGCGGAATCGGAGGGGACGACGGTGGACTGA
- the samp2 gene encoding ubiquitin-like small modifier protein SAMP2, translating to MRVTVDVKGEGTHEVDLEAPTYADLLAEVELSPHEVSVLVDGRPVPEDQPVETDHVTVLRLIKGG from the coding sequence ATGCGCGTCACCGTCGACGTCAAAGGCGAGGGGACCCACGAGGTCGACCTCGAGGCACCGACCTACGCCGACCTGCTGGCCGAGGTCGAGTTGAGCCCCCACGAGGTGAGCGTCCTCGTCGACGGTCGGCCCGTCCCCGAGGATCAGCCGGTCGAGACCGACCACGTCACCGTGTTGCGGCTCATCAAGGGAGGGTAG
- the ilvA gene encoding threonine ammonia-lyase — MSQDYRTVAYEDVEAARERLDDESVVKHTPVERSTSLDELTGGEVHLKMEHLQWTGSFKTRGAYNKIAQCADDVDRVVAASAGNHAQGVALAATKLGVESTIVMPRSAPQAKVDATRDYGADVELVGSDFREAMVHAQGLVDDDAEFVHAYDDPAIVAGQGTLGIEMYEDLPDVDTVVVPIGGGGLVSGIATAFAELSPETRVVGVQASGAATVPDSLQKGTPVSLESVDTIADGIATGGISELTLSLIDAHVDEVVTVTDGEIARAILLLLERAKQVVEGAGAASVAAVVSDELDVDGETVMPLLCGGNLDMTMLQTVLVHALTDREQLLRLRVRIDDRPGKMQEISGIIAEHNANIQTVRHDRSEPELDVGEAYLVFQIETSGAGQARAIIRSIRDHGYEVRHVNA; from the coding sequence ATGAGCCAGGACTACCGGACCGTCGCGTACGAGGACGTCGAGGCCGCCCGCGAGCGACTCGACGACGAGTCGGTCGTCAAGCACACGCCGGTCGAGCGGAGCACCTCGCTCGACGAACTAACCGGCGGCGAGGTGCACCTGAAGATGGAACACCTCCAGTGGACGGGCTCGTTCAAGACCCGCGGCGCGTACAACAAGATTGCCCAGTGTGCCGACGACGTCGATCGCGTCGTCGCGGCGAGCGCCGGAAATCACGCCCAGGGCGTCGCGCTCGCGGCGACCAAACTCGGAGTGGAGTCGACCATCGTCATGCCCCGGAGTGCGCCACAGGCCAAAGTCGACGCGACCCGAGACTACGGTGCAGACGTCGAACTCGTCGGGAGCGACTTCCGAGAGGCGATGGTCCACGCTCAGGGACTCGTCGACGACGACGCCGAGTTCGTCCACGCCTACGACGACCCGGCCATCGTCGCCGGCCAGGGAACCCTCGGGATCGAGATGTACGAGGACCTCCCCGACGTCGACACCGTCGTCGTCCCGATCGGCGGCGGCGGGCTCGTCTCCGGTATCGCCACCGCCTTCGCCGAACTGTCGCCGGAGACGCGCGTCGTCGGCGTCCAGGCCTCGGGTGCCGCGACCGTCCCGGACAGTCTCCAGAAGGGCACGCCCGTCTCGCTCGAGTCCGTCGACACCATCGCCGACGGCATCGCAACGGGCGGCATCTCGGAGCTGACGCTCTCGCTGATCGACGCGCACGTCGACGAGGTGGTCACGGTCACGGACGGCGAGATCGCCCGGGCGATCCTGCTGTTGCTCGAGCGGGCGAAGCAGGTCGTCGAGGGCGCAGGTGCGGCCTCGGTCGCTGCGGTCGTCAGCGACGAACTCGACGTGGACGGCGAGACGGTGATGCCGTTGCTCTGTGGCGGGAACCTCGATATGACGATGCTACAGACAGTGCTCGTCCACGCGTTGACCGACCGCGAACAGCTGTTGCGACTGCGCGTGCGGATCGACGACCGGCCCGGCAAGATGCAGGAGATCTCGGGGATCATCGCCGAGCACAACGCCAACATCCAGACCGTCCGCCACGACCGGTCGGAACCCGAACTCGACGTCGGCGAGGCCTACCTCGTCTTCCAGATCGAGACCAGCGGCGCGGGACAGGCACGGGCGATCATCCGGTCGATTCGCGATCATGGCTACGAGGTCAGGCACGTCAACGCCTGA